In Chitinophaga sp. HK235, a single window of DNA contains:
- a CDS encoding nitrite/sulfite reductase: protein MQSFRTELENPIVEQDIIDLEKKIRLFREGAITDEKFRSLRLARGVYGQRQPGVQMVRIKLPYGKMTLQQWKKITEVSDEYATSNLHLTTRQDVQIHYVSLERTPELWHKLEEDEITIREACGNTVRNITASDRAGIDPEEPFDITPYADATFRYFLRNPVSQEMGRKIKIAFSSSEKDTAWAFMHDFGMIPKVKIIDGKEVRGFKVLVGGGLGAQPFLAKTVYEFLETDLLIPYIENVLRVFDRHGERTSRNKARMKFLIQKIGMEEFERLVKEEYKAVKVKSVPVDADAWVQTTPPPVPASLPAYNIKNPQKYEAWKKTNVFEQKQKGYYGAYVKITLGNIGSAVSRQLIEALRPVIADDVRVTANQGLLLKYILPEHLPYVYSALEDAGFAEPGFDSIADITACPGTDTCNLGISSSTGIAKVLESVITDEFPDLIYNKDIKIKISGCMNSCGQHGIASIGFHGSSLKSGGKVLPALQVLLGGGIVGDGVGRVADKVIKVPSRRGPDVLRSLLHDYEINSREHELFNQYYDRQGEKYFYELLKPLADVSSLTPGDFIDWGQAEDYATAIGVGECAGVIIDLVATLLLEAEEKLELSAAALANGAFADGIYHAYSSFVQGAKALLLGEAVSGNTQIGIINDFEKHFVATGKFSFETDFKTLVLQINANEPTESFAKTYFQQAQSFYNAAQVYRRKSSEPVQA from the coding sequence ATGCAAAGCTTCAGAACAGAACTCGAAAATCCCATTGTAGAACAGGATATTATCGACCTGGAGAAAAAGATCCGCCTGTTCCGTGAAGGAGCGATTACGGATGAAAAATTCCGTAGCCTCCGCCTGGCGAGAGGGGTGTATGGTCAGCGTCAGCCTGGTGTGCAAATGGTGCGCATCAAATTACCCTATGGTAAAATGACCCTGCAACAGTGGAAAAAAATTACAGAAGTATCTGATGAATATGCTACCAGCAACCTGCACCTGACTACCCGTCAGGATGTGCAGATCCACTATGTGAGCCTCGAAAGAACACCGGAACTGTGGCATAAACTGGAGGAGGATGAGATCACCATCCGTGAAGCCTGCGGCAACACCGTCCGCAACATAACAGCCTCCGACCGCGCCGGCATAGACCCTGAGGAACCATTTGATATTACACCTTACGCCGACGCTACTTTCCGCTATTTCCTGCGCAACCCTGTCAGCCAGGAAATGGGACGTAAAATAAAAATCGCCTTCTCTTCTTCTGAAAAAGACACTGCCTGGGCCTTTATGCATGATTTCGGCATGATACCCAAGGTAAAAATCATTGACGGAAAAGAAGTGCGTGGTTTCAAAGTGCTGGTAGGTGGCGGTTTGGGTGCACAACCCTTCCTGGCCAAAACGGTATATGAATTCCTGGAAACAGATCTGCTGATTCCTTATATCGAAAACGTGCTGCGGGTGTTTGACCGCCATGGTGAAAGAACCAGCAGAAACAAAGCCCGTATGAAATTCCTCATCCAGAAAATAGGCATGGAGGAATTTGAACGCCTGGTAAAAGAAGAGTACAAAGCGGTTAAAGTCAAAAGTGTACCGGTAGATGCCGATGCATGGGTACAAACAACACCACCGCCGGTGCCCGCTTCATTGCCGGCTTACAACATCAAAAATCCTCAGAAATACGAGGCCTGGAAAAAGACCAACGTCTTCGAACAGAAACAGAAAGGATATTACGGCGCTTATGTCAAAATCACACTGGGCAACATCGGCTCTGCCGTTAGCCGCCAGCTGATTGAAGCCCTGCGGCCTGTAATAGCTGACGATGTAAGGGTGACTGCCAACCAGGGCCTGCTCCTGAAATATATTTTGCCTGAACATCTGCCTTATGTGTACAGCGCACTGGAAGATGCAGGCTTTGCTGAACCTGGATTTGACAGCATCGCCGATATCACGGCCTGCCCCGGCACGGATACCTGCAACCTGGGCATCTCCAGCAGCACTGGTATCGCTAAAGTGCTGGAATCCGTGATCACAGACGAATTCCCGGACCTGATTTACAATAAGGACATCAAAATAAAGATCAGTGGTTGTATGAATTCCTGCGGCCAGCATGGTATTGCCAGCATTGGCTTCCATGGTTCTTCCCTCAAAAGCGGAGGGAAGGTGCTGCCGGCCCTGCAGGTGCTCCTTGGAGGAGGTATCGTAGGTGATGGTGTTGGACGGGTGGCCGACAAGGTGATCAAAGTGCCTAGCCGCCGCGGTCCCGACGTATTACGCAGCCTGTTGCATGACTACGAAATCAACAGCCGGGAACATGAGCTGTTTAACCAATACTACGACCGTCAGGGTGAAAAATATTTCTATGAACTGCTGAAACCACTGGCAGACGTCAGCAGCCTCACTCCGGGCGACTTCATCGACTGGGGACAGGCAGAAGACTATGCTACCGCTATCGGAGTAGGAGAGTGCGCCGGTGTGATCATCGATCTGGTAGCTACCCTGCTGCTGGAAGCAGAAGAGAAACTGGAACTGTCTGCTGCAGCTCTCGCCAATGGCGCCTTTGCAGACGGTATCTACCACGCCTACTCTTCTTTTGTACAGGGCGCCAAAGCACTGCTGCTCGGTGAAGCAGTCAGCGGTAATACGCAGATCGGCATTATCAACGACTTCGAAAAACATTTCGTTGCTACCGGCAAGTTCAGCTTTGAAACAGACTTCAAAACACTGGTACTGCAGATTAACGCCAACGAGCCTACGGAAAGTTTTGCTAAAACCTATTTCCAGCAGGCACAATCTTTCTACAATGCAGCACAGGTTTACCGCCGGAAAAGCAGTGAACCGGTACAGGCATAA
- the cobA gene encoding uroporphyrinogen-III C-methyltransferase, with protein MQHIQPKLTLVGAGPGDPELITVKGLKAIQEARVILYDALSSNELLEYAPANCLRRFVGKRAGMHVYSQDEINRMIVKYALSYGSVVRLKGGDSFVFGRGQEEIAFAQQFGITAEVVPGISSAISVPGVNKIPVTARNVSEGFWVITGNTRHGNLSRDLDYAIQANTTVIILMGMSKLAEIAGIFNARGKGDTPAAIIQNGTLPNQQLGMGKVSDLVEIAAAQQLCNPAIIVVGEVVRFHENFAALQTRIVDELKIAV; from the coding sequence ATGCAGCACATACAACCTAAACTTACATTGGTAGGCGCCGGCCCCGGAGACCCGGAACTGATAACCGTGAAAGGCCTGAAAGCCATACAGGAAGCCAGGGTGATCCTCTATGATGCCCTGTCCAGCAACGAACTGCTGGAATATGCTCCGGCTAACTGCCTCCGTCGTTTTGTAGGTAAACGTGCTGGCATGCATGTATATTCCCAGGATGAAATTAACCGCATGATTGTAAAATATGCGCTCAGCTACGGAAGCGTGGTAAGGCTTAAAGGCGGCGATTCTTTCGTGTTTGGCCGCGGTCAGGAGGAAATAGCTTTTGCCCAGCAGTTTGGCATCACGGCAGAAGTAGTACCGGGTATTTCCAGTGCTATTTCTGTCCCTGGTGTCAACAAAATCCCCGTCACCGCCCGCAACGTCAGTGAGGGCTTCTGGGTTATCACCGGTAACACCCGGCATGGCAACCTGTCCCGCGATCTGGACTACGCCATTCAGGCCAATACTACCGTGATCATTCTGATGGGAATGAGCAAACTGGCTGAAATAGCCGGTATCTTCAACGCCCGTGGTAAAGGAGATACACCAGCTGCCATCATTCAAAACGGTACCTTGCCTAATCAGCAGCTGGGAATGGGTAAAGTGTCTGACCTCGTGGAAATAGCCGCCGCCCAACAGCTGTGCAATCCCGCCATCATCGTGGTAGGAGAGGTAGTACGTTTCCATGAAAACTTCGCTGCCCTGCAAACCAGGATCGTCGATGAACTTAAAATTGCTGTATAA
- a CDS encoding bifunctional precorrin-2 dehydrogenase/sirohydrochlorin ferrochelatase, whose translation MENQLFPVFFKLNRLHVLVVGGGNIGLEKAQAMLQNCPESNITIVALDFLPELEEVAHHYPNVELIRKPFSCGDLLGKDLVVAATNDHALNYAIWEKAKGSKVLINVADTPELCDFYLGSIVQKGNLKIAISTNGKSPTVAKRLKQVLQEALPDTLDDVLNKLYIIRNKLKGDFTAKVKQLNNITDVLVKPNH comes from the coding sequence ATGGAAAATCAGTTATTCCCGGTATTTTTTAAGCTGAACCGCCTGCATGTACTGGTAGTGGGCGGTGGCAACATCGGACTGGAAAAAGCGCAGGCCATGCTGCAGAATTGCCCTGAAAGCAATATCACCATCGTGGCCCTCGATTTCCTTCCCGAACTGGAAGAAGTAGCGCATCATTATCCCAATGTGGAACTCATCCGCAAACCCTTTTCCTGCGGAGATCTGCTGGGTAAGGACCTGGTGGTCGCTGCCACCAACGACCATGCGCTCAATTATGCTATCTGGGAAAAAGCCAAAGGCAGTAAGGTACTGATCAATGTAGCAGATACACCGGAGCTCTGCGATTTTTACCTGGGCTCTATCGTACAAAAAGGCAACCTGAAAATAGCCATCTCCACCAATGGTAAATCACCCACTGTGGCCAAACGCCTCAAACAGGTGCTCCAGGAGGCCCTCCCTGATACCCTCGATGATGTGCTCAATAAACTCTATATTATCCGGAATAAACTGAAAGGTGATTTCACTGCCAAGGTGAAACAATTGAATAATATTACAGATGTATTAGTAAAACCGAACCACTGA
- a CDS encoding DUF488 domain-containing protein — MIQIKRVYDDFSENDGYRILVDRLWPRGLTKEHAHVDEWLKEIAPSETLRKWFNHEPEKYPAFRTKYMDELADEEKQTMLEAIRKKALHHRVTLLYGAKDDHHNQARVLMEVLKG, encoded by the coding sequence ATGATACAGATCAAACGTGTATATGACGATTTTTCAGAAAATGATGGCTACCGCATCCTGGTAGACCGGCTATGGCCGCGTGGCCTTACCAAAGAACATGCACATGTAGACGAATGGCTGAAAGAGATCGCTCCCAGCGAAACACTGCGGAAATGGTTTAATCATGAACCTGAAAAATATCCCGCGTTTCGGACAAAATATATGGATGAACTGGCCGACGAGGAGAAACAAACAATGCTGGAAGCGATCAGGAAAAAAGCCCTGCACCATCGGGTAACACTACTTTACGGGGCCAAAGATGACCATCACAATCAGGCAAGGGTATTAATGGAAGTATTAAAGGGTTAA
- a CDS encoding HD domain-containing protein has protein sequence MQNNQEIINATVAYVKATLEGAEGGHDWWHIHRVWRQSRHIAAQESVDMLIVELGALLHDIADSKFHNGDENIGPAKATAFMESQGLSPEVIDHVVNIIRYISFKGGFTDKTFYSPELGVVQDADRLDAIGAIGIARAFSYGGFKNRAIYDPTITPKPSASKEEYKNNTAPTINHFYEKLLLLKDRMNTNTGKQLAEERHRFMEIFLEQFYRENSDLYDTADVPDGRR, from the coding sequence ATGCAAAATAATCAGGAAATCATCAACGCTACAGTAGCGTATGTTAAGGCTACGCTGGAAGGAGCAGAGGGCGGTCACGACTGGTGGCATATTCACCGGGTATGGCGACAGTCACGGCATATCGCTGCACAGGAATCAGTGGACATGCTGATCGTGGAGCTGGGTGCATTATTACATGATATTGCCGACTCCAAATTTCACAATGGAGATGAAAACATCGGTCCGGCAAAGGCTACTGCCTTTATGGAATCGCAGGGCCTTTCTCCGGAAGTGATAGATCATGTGGTGAATATCATCCGGTATATTTCCTTCAAGGGAGGATTTACTGACAAAACATTTTATTCTCCGGAACTGGGCGTAGTACAGGATGCCGACCGTCTCGATGCTATCGGCGCCATCGGTATCGCCAGAGCTTTCAGCTATGGCGGATTTAAGAACCGGGCTATCTATGATCCCACCATTACCCCTAAACCGTCTGCGTCCAAAGAAGAATATAAAAACAATACAGCCCCCACCATTAACCATTTCTACGAAAAACTGCTGTTGCTGAAAGATCGTATGAATACGAACACCGGCAAACAACTCGCAGAAGAAAGGCACCGGTTTATGGAGATTTTTCTGGAACAGTTTTACCGGGAGAACAGTGATTTATATGACACTGCTGATGTTCCTGATGGGCGGAGATAA
- a CDS encoding IS1182 family transposase — translation MPKGKTLSVVFKANQQHQAMLFPPEIGDLIAENHPVRVVDDVIEKIDITLLLKRYKAGGTSSYHPRMLLKVLIYAYINNIYSSRKIEEALGQNIHFMWLSGMSKPDHNTINRFRGERLQKVLQPIFTQVVLLLCEEGLLNIKELYTDGTKIESQANRYSFVWSNGIKYSKEKIKQQLNDLWKYAQSVAASELGDDTDPSGYDKIDSEKVSKTIAAINDALKEKPIDKRIRQKLGYAHRNWPSALDKYEQQEQIIGSNRNSYSKTDPAATFMRMKEDHMKNGQLKPAYNLQISTNNQYIVNYSLHQQSTDTSTLISHLLQYIRLYKRVPANITADAGYGSEQNYQWLENRRITAYVKHASFDRNQHRSTKTREMFKAQNLPYNAEKDHYICPAGQRMRRKSTFPKTTKNGYGQTITTYQARTCEGCTLRQMCHDQQTNRIIEVNHNLNRLKALADKRLKGRKGIQKRKQRCHDVESVFANIKHNHGFKRFMLKGMDKVSIEMGLMAMAHNLRKKTA, via the coding sequence ATGCCCAAAGGAAAAACACTATCAGTAGTCTTTAAAGCCAATCAGCAGCACCAGGCTATGCTTTTCCCTCCCGAGATTGGGGATCTGATAGCCGAGAATCACCCAGTTCGTGTGGTGGATGACGTAATAGAAAAGATCGATATAACTTTATTGCTGAAGCGTTATAAAGCAGGAGGAACCAGCAGTTACCATCCCAGGATGTTATTGAAAGTCCTTATTTACGCTTATATAAATAACATTTACAGTAGCCGTAAAATAGAGGAGGCACTAGGCCAGAACATCCACTTTATGTGGCTTAGTGGTATGAGTAAACCCGATCATAATACGATCAACAGGTTCCGTGGTGAACGCTTGCAAAAGGTATTACAACCTATATTCACCCAGGTGGTATTGTTGTTATGCGAAGAAGGCTTACTGAACATAAAAGAACTGTACACTGACGGGACAAAGATAGAATCGCAGGCAAATCGCTACAGTTTTGTATGGAGCAATGGCATTAAGTACAGTAAAGAAAAAATAAAACAGCAGCTTAATGACTTGTGGAAATATGCACAATCAGTGGCAGCTTCAGAATTGGGTGATGATACGGACCCATCCGGATATGACAAAATCGACAGTGAAAAAGTCAGTAAAACAATAGCGGCCATCAATGACGCCCTCAAAGAAAAACCCATAGACAAGCGGATCAGACAAAAGCTGGGATATGCTCACCGTAACTGGCCTTCAGCGTTGGATAAGTATGAGCAACAGGAACAAATAATAGGCTCTAACCGCAATAGCTATAGCAAAACAGATCCCGCCGCTACCTTTATGCGTATGAAGGAAGATCATATGAAGAATGGTCAGCTTAAACCAGCTTATAATCTCCAGATAAGTACTAATAATCAATACATCGTCAATTACAGCCTTCATCAGCAGTCCACGGATACATCAACTTTAATCAGTCATCTCCTGCAGTATATACGGTTATATAAACGAGTGCCCGCCAATATTACAGCGGATGCAGGGTATGGCAGCGAACAGAACTATCAATGGCTGGAAAACAGGAGAATTACGGCTTATGTTAAGCATGCTTCCTTCGATCGCAACCAGCACCGGTCAACTAAAACCAGGGAAATGTTCAAGGCCCAAAACCTACCCTACAATGCTGAAAAGGACCACTATATCTGCCCTGCCGGCCAGCGAATGCGTAGAAAAAGTACGTTCCCAAAAACAACTAAAAACGGTTACGGGCAAACAATAACTACTTATCAAGCCAGAACATGCGAAGGATGTACATTACGGCAGATGTGTCATGATCAACAAACAAATCGCATCATAGAAGTAAATCATAATCTAAATCGTCTTAAGGCGCTGGCTGACAAACGATTAAAAGGAAGAAAAGGAATACAGAAGCGTAAACAACGTTGCCATGACGTGGAATCTGTCTTCGCAAATATTAAGCATAATCATGGCTTTAAAAGATTTATGCTAAAAGGGATGGATAAAGTGTCAATCGAAATGGGATTAATGGCTATGGCACACAATCTTAGAAAGAAAACAGCATAA
- a CDS encoding acyl-CoA thioesterase, with protein MTLTPKRAQDSLIQMTELVLPNDTNTFGNLMGGRLMYWMDIAAALACMKHCSAPVVTASVDNISFENPIKLGNVVHIEAKVSRAFNTSMEVHMRVWGEDPVQQYRYKSNEAFMTFVALDPNGNSRPVPSIITDTEEEKRLYEGALRRRQLRLILGGKMKPEDADELKALFFDKP; from the coding sequence ATGACTTTAACGCCTAAGAGAGCGCAGGACTCGCTCATACAGATGACGGAACTGGTTTTACCCAATGATACCAATACATTCGGCAACCTCATGGGAGGCCGCCTGATGTACTGGATGGACATCGCCGCTGCACTGGCCTGTATGAAACATTGCAGCGCCCCCGTGGTTACTGCTTCAGTGGACAACATCTCATTCGAAAATCCCATTAAACTGGGCAACGTAGTACATATCGAAGCAAAAGTAAGCCGTGCCTTTAACACTTCCATGGAAGTACATATGCGTGTTTGGGGAGAAGATCCGGTGCAACAATACCGCTACAAATCAAATGAAGCTTTTATGACATTTGTGGCGCTGGACCCCAATGGCAATTCCAGACCCGTTCCCAGCATCATTACTGACACAGAAGAGGAAAAAAGATTATATGAAGGCGCACTCCGCCGCCGCCAGCTCCGCCTGATCCTCGGTGGAAAAATGAAACCGGAAGATGCAGATGAGCTGAAAGCACTGTTTTTTGATAAACCGTAA